A stretch of the Ananas comosus cultivar F153 linkage group 14, ASM154086v1, whole genome shotgun sequence genome encodes the following:
- the LOC109720755 gene encoding uncharacterized protein LOC109720755 produces MGGRKWRLLALLMAICCSLPSTKGASEVVGGGGRGRLLLGFTVTKGNSSFQCSPSGPCLPCQYSEKNDEKYRCSETGYRLPFKCVEVQEGAKGSNTNTRRNLLLSAISNSKWRKLLEDSSASDDAANSYITYRSCVPADDEEKLSVLGFEVIMVGLLLISGPFVYLRQKRSVPIPGTGAVRIATNSPRF; encoded by the exons ATGGGAGGTCGAAAATGGCGTTTGTTAGCTCTATTAATGGCGATATGTTGCTCTCTCCCCTCGACGAAAGGAGCTTCGGAGGttgtaggaggaggaggaagaggacgattGCTATTAGGGTTTACGGTAACAAAGGGGAACTCTTCGTTCCAATGCTCTCCCTCGGGCCCATGTCTCCCTTGCCAATACTCCGAGAAG AATGATGAGAAGTACAGATGCAGTGAAACTGGTTATCGCTTGCCTTTTAAATGTGTAGAGGTACAAGAAGGTGCAAAAGGAAGTAATACTAACACACGAAGAAATTTGCTGCTCTCTGCAATAAGCAACTCCAAATGGAGAAAGTTGTTAGAGGATTCATCCGCATCGGATGATGCGGCTAACAGCTACATTACTTATAGGAGCTGTGTACCTGCTGATGACGAAGAGAAGTTGTCTGTCCTTGGTTTTGAG GTGATTATGGTGGGGCTTTTACTTATTAGCGGACCATTTGTTTACTTGAGGCAAAAACGATCTGTGCCTATTCCAGGAACTGGAGCTGTGAGAATCGCAACAAACTCGCCTAGGTTCTAG
- the LOC109719998 gene encoding receptor-like cytosolic serine/threonine-protein kinase RBK1 isoform X2: protein MTSKEETSTQEALKSPTSPQEEGIKESSRAETDDNIEKENADQTSPRAVLEIPISSADSDSGSSIEISPSDRSASPEGPVLEPHNSQWRNLIGGLILRKKKSMMRLSTFPPLTSSSGVRRCLERIRSGRNHNNNLENVKQFKFTPKIEDIGKWRPSWRSFDYQELAAATDGFSPDSLIGKGGHAEVYKGCLSDGQVVAVKRLTKGESEEERIADFLSELGIIAHVNHPNAAQLLGFSVDQGLHLVLQFSPHGSLASVLHGSKKGLNWRIRYKIALGVAEGLLYLHEDCHRRIIHRDIKASNILLAEDYQPQISDFGLAKWLPDNWPQHVVFPIEGTFGYLAPEYFMHGIVNEKTDVFAFGVLLLELITGRKAIDSSRKSLVIWAKPLLDSNNFKELIDHSLDDAYIPEEMACVISVATMCIHHLQTSRPTMNLVVRVLKGEKGSLELMGGELRHKIARPLLFDASDTEDYTCSRYLNDLNRHKQLALEQ from the exons ATGACTTCCAAAGAAG AGACAAGTACACAGGAGGCCCTGAAGAGCCCAACAAGTCCCCAAGAAG AGGGAATCAAAGAGAGCTCTAGAGCAGAGACCGACGACAATATCGAAAAGGAAAATGCGGATCAAACCTCCCCGAGAGCTGTATTAGAGATCCCGATATCGAGCGCGGATTCTGACAGCGGCAGCAGCATCGAAATCTCGCCGTCGGATCGATCGGCTTCTCCCGAGGGGCCAGTTTTGGAGCCCCACAACTCGCAGTGGCGGAATTTGATCGGCGGATTGATACTAAGGAAGAAGAAGTCCATGATGAGGTTGTCCACATTTCCGCCCCTGACTTCGAGCTCGGGTGTTCGAAGATGCTTGGAAAGGATTCGGAGTGGTAGgaatcataataataatctgGAGAATGTGAAGCAGTTTAAGTTTACGCCAAAGATCGAAGACATCGGAAAGTGGAGGCCGTCTTGGCGGAGTTTCGATTATCAGGAGCTTGCTGCTGCTACTGATGGGTTCAGTCCAG ATAGCTTGATCGGAAAGGGAGGTCACGCGGAGGTGTATAAAGGATGTCTAAGTGATGGCCAAGTTGTGGCAGTGAAGAGGCTGACAAAGGGGGAGAGTGAGGAGGAGAGGATCGCGGATTTCCTATCAGAGCTGGGAATTATTGCTCATGTCAATCATCCAAATGCCGCGCAACTCTTGGGTTTTAGTGTTGACCAGGGTTTGCACTTGGTTCTCCAGTTCTCACCACATGGTAGCCTTGCTTCTGTTCTCCATG GTTCAAAGAAGGGCCTTAATTGGAGGATCAGGTATAAGATCGCGTTAGGTGTTGCCGAAGGGCTTCTCTATCTTCATGAAGATTGCCACAGACGCATAATACATAGAGACATCAAGGCCTCCAATATACTCTTAGCTGAAGATTACCAACCTCAG ATATCTGATTTTGGGTTAGCAAAATGGCTTCCGGACAACTGGCCCCAACATGTGGTGTTTCCGATTGAAGGCACATTTGG ATACTTGGCACCGGAATACTTTATGCACGGCATAGTGAATGAGAAGACTGATGTGTTCGCATTTGGTGTTTTGCTGCTCGAGCTCATAACTGGGCGGAAGGCGATCGACTCCTCTCGAAAGAGCCTAGTGATATGG GCAAAACCGCTACTAGATTCAAACAATTTTAAAGAACTTATTGACCATTCTCTCGACGATGCTTACATCCCCGAAGAGATGGCATGTGTAATATCGGTGGCCACAATGTGCATTCACCACCTCCAAACCTCGCGCCCTACTATGAATTTG GTGGTCCGGGTTCTAAAGGGTGAGAAAGGATCATTAGAGCTCATGGGAGGAGAGTTGCGGCATAAAATTGCGAGACCGCTTCTATTTGATGCTTCTGACACAGAAGATTACACTTGCTCAAGGTACCTCAATGATCTGAATCGGCACAAACAGCTTGCATTAGAGCAGTGA
- the LOC109719998 gene encoding receptor-like cytosolic serine/threonine-protein kinase RBK1 isoform X1, which translates to MTSKEETSTQEALKSPTSPQEETEGIKESSRAETDDNIEKENADQTSPRAVLEIPISSADSDSGSSIEISPSDRSASPEGPVLEPHNSQWRNLIGGLILRKKKSMMRLSTFPPLTSSSGVRRCLERIRSGRNHNNNLENVKQFKFTPKIEDIGKWRPSWRSFDYQELAAATDGFSPDSLIGKGGHAEVYKGCLSDGQVVAVKRLTKGESEEERIADFLSELGIIAHVNHPNAAQLLGFSVDQGLHLVLQFSPHGSLASVLHGSKKGLNWRIRYKIALGVAEGLLYLHEDCHRRIIHRDIKASNILLAEDYQPQISDFGLAKWLPDNWPQHVVFPIEGTFGYLAPEYFMHGIVNEKTDVFAFGVLLLELITGRKAIDSSRKSLVIWAKPLLDSNNFKELIDHSLDDAYIPEEMACVISVATMCIHHLQTSRPTMNLVVRVLKGEKGSLELMGGELRHKIARPLLFDASDTEDYTCSRYLNDLNRHKQLALEQ; encoded by the exons ATGACTTCCAAAGAAG AGACAAGTACACAGGAGGCCCTGAAGAGCCCAACAAGTCCCCAAGAAG AAACAGAGGGAATCAAAGAGAGCTCTAGAGCAGAGACCGACGACAATATCGAAAAGGAAAATGCGGATCAAACCTCCCCGAGAGCTGTATTAGAGATCCCGATATCGAGCGCGGATTCTGACAGCGGCAGCAGCATCGAAATCTCGCCGTCGGATCGATCGGCTTCTCCCGAGGGGCCAGTTTTGGAGCCCCACAACTCGCAGTGGCGGAATTTGATCGGCGGATTGATACTAAGGAAGAAGAAGTCCATGATGAGGTTGTCCACATTTCCGCCCCTGACTTCGAGCTCGGGTGTTCGAAGATGCTTGGAAAGGATTCGGAGTGGTAGgaatcataataataatctgGAGAATGTGAAGCAGTTTAAGTTTACGCCAAAGATCGAAGACATCGGAAAGTGGAGGCCGTCTTGGCGGAGTTTCGATTATCAGGAGCTTGCTGCTGCTACTGATGGGTTCAGTCCAG ATAGCTTGATCGGAAAGGGAGGTCACGCGGAGGTGTATAAAGGATGTCTAAGTGATGGCCAAGTTGTGGCAGTGAAGAGGCTGACAAAGGGGGAGAGTGAGGAGGAGAGGATCGCGGATTTCCTATCAGAGCTGGGAATTATTGCTCATGTCAATCATCCAAATGCCGCGCAACTCTTGGGTTTTAGTGTTGACCAGGGTTTGCACTTGGTTCTCCAGTTCTCACCACATGGTAGCCTTGCTTCTGTTCTCCATG GTTCAAAGAAGGGCCTTAATTGGAGGATCAGGTATAAGATCGCGTTAGGTGTTGCCGAAGGGCTTCTCTATCTTCATGAAGATTGCCACAGACGCATAATACATAGAGACATCAAGGCCTCCAATATACTCTTAGCTGAAGATTACCAACCTCAG ATATCTGATTTTGGGTTAGCAAAATGGCTTCCGGACAACTGGCCCCAACATGTGGTGTTTCCGATTGAAGGCACATTTGG ATACTTGGCACCGGAATACTTTATGCACGGCATAGTGAATGAGAAGACTGATGTGTTCGCATTTGGTGTTTTGCTGCTCGAGCTCATAACTGGGCGGAAGGCGATCGACTCCTCTCGAAAGAGCCTAGTGATATGG GCAAAACCGCTACTAGATTCAAACAATTTTAAAGAACTTATTGACCATTCTCTCGACGATGCTTACATCCCCGAAGAGATGGCATGTGTAATATCGGTGGCCACAATGTGCATTCACCACCTCCAAACCTCGCGCCCTACTATGAATTTG GTGGTCCGGGTTCTAAAGGGTGAGAAAGGATCATTAGAGCTCATGGGAGGAGAGTTGCGGCATAAAATTGCGAGACCGCTTCTATTTGATGCTTCTGACACAGAAGATTACACTTGCTCAAGGTACCTCAATGATCTGAATCGGCACAAACAGCTTGCATTAGAGCAGTGA
- the LOC109720434 gene encoding serine/threonine-protein kinase CTR1-like isoform X1, with protein MSHRRRDPAIPAPPSDLCAGDSYRRRSAPADEESRRPLLDSAAAAAAAEAVRSVIDELDRAPRRFSGGGGGGSSSYGGSLFTIEGSGASGTTVTALGSGSGREEEGEVERSWAQRARESYYLQLSLAMRLTSQAFLAESPHCLLQESAEEICGVSSDSDTVSYRLWVSGCLSFSDKITHGFYNILGIDPYLWAMCNGSEEGRRLPTLTALREANPSESSLEVVLIDKNQDYALIKLERRAQELCHALGFTLDLVKELARLVSDCMGGAMKSEEGDLYMLWKSSSKQLRKRQQCIVVPIGSLYVGFCRHRAILFKELADLIGLPCRIAQGCKYCSSAHRSSCLVKLEDAKNILREYVVDLIGEPGNVNDPDSSINGRLLSFVPSPFQVSHLMGCKDYYTPNTCYSQQLIREHKGVLDANSKHSGISDAVARNSIIPFLGNKSIPQVSIIEGIVSKHNQFTRSGNNLSEMDVSRQLKLTEISNKGENNGNYPNVAIPKYLSLEPSLAMDWLEISWDELEMKERVGAGSFGTVYHAEWHGSDVAVKVLTEQDFREDQLKEFLREVAIMKRVRHPNVVLFMGAVTKRPHLSIVTEYLPRGSLYRLINKAAAAEMLDLRRRLRMALDVAKGINYLHCLNPPIVHWDLKSPNLLVDKNWSVKVADFGLSRFKPNTFVSSKSVAGTPEWMAPEFLRGEPSNEKCDVYSFGVILWELLTMKQPWSGLSPAQVVGAVAFQNRRLTLPQGASPDLAALVESCWADDPKQRPSFSSIVDTLKKLLKSLTPTEHR; from the exons ATGTCCCACCGCCGCCGCGATCCCGCGATCCCCGCGCCGCCCTCTGATCTCTGCGCCGGCGATTCCTATCGTAGGAGATCGGCCCCCGCCGATGAGGAATCGCGCCGACCCTTGCTCgactcggcggcggcggcggcggcggcagaggcGGTCCGTAGCGTGATCGACGAGCTCGATCGCGCCCCACGGCGgttctccggcggcggcggtggggggAGTAGTAGCTATGGGGGGAGCTTGTTCACGATCGAGGGGAGCGGAGCGTCGGGGACGACGGTGACGGCGTTGGGGAGCGGATCggggagagaagaggagggggaggtggAGAGGAGCTGGGCGCAGAGGGCGAGGGAGAGCTACTACCTGCAGCTGTCGCTGGCGATGCGGCTCACGTCGCAGGCGTTCCTGGCGGAATCGCCGCACTGCCTCCTTCAGGAGAGCGCGGAGGAGATCTGCGGGGTGTCGTCGGATTCCGACACGGTCTCGTACCGCCTCTGG GTCAGCGGATGCTTGTCGTTCTCTGATAAGATAACACATGGATTCTACAACATATTGGGAATAGATCCATATCTATGGGCAATGTGCAATGGATCAGAAGAAGGCAGGCGGCTTCCCACATTGACGGCGCTTAGGGAGGCCAATCCAAGTGAATCTTCTTTGGAGGTCGTCCTCATCGACAAAAATCAAGATTATGCCCTAATCAAGCTCGAAAGAAGAGCCCAGGAGCTCTGTCATGCATTAGGGTTCACCTTAGATCTTGTAAAAGAGCTTGCAAGACTTGTTTCGGATTGCATGGG GGGTGCAATGAAATCAGAGGAGGGGGATTTGTATATGCTATGGAAATCATCTAGCAAACAATTGAGGAAGCGTCAGCAATGCATCGTTGTCCCTATCGGCAGTTTATATGTGGGATTTTGTAGGCACCGTGCCATTCTTTTCAAG GAGCTAGCTGATTTAATAGGCCTCCCATGTCGAATTGCGCAAGGTTGCAAGTATTGTTCTTCAGCACATCGTTCTTCTTGTCTTGTCAAACTTGAGGATGCTAAGAATATTTTACG GGAGTACGTAGTAGATCTTATTGGTGAACCAGGAAATGTAAATGATCCTGATTCATCCATTAATGGCCGCTTGCTCTCCTTTGTACCATCACCTTTCCAAGTTTCACATTTGATGGGTTGCAAAGACTATTATACCCCTAATACATGTTACAGTCAACAGTTAATTAGAGAGCATAAAGGTGTTCTTGATGCAAATTCTAAACATTCAG GAATCTCAGATGCAGTCGCAAGGAACTCTATTATTCCTTTTCTTGGGAATAAAAGCATCCCGCAAGTATCTATCATAGAAGGCATTGTTTCAAAACATAATCAGTTCACAAGGAGTGGGAACAACCTATCAGAAATGGACGTATCTAGACAATTAAAACTGACGGAGATAAGTAACAAGGGTGAGAATAATGGGAACTATCCAAACGTCGCTATTCCAAAATACTTGAGTCTTGAACCATCTCTTGCTATGGATTGGCTTGAGATCTCATGGGATGAGTTGGAAATGAAGGAGCGTGTTGGTGCTG gTTCGTTTGGCACTGTTTATCATGCTGAGTGGCATGGATCG GACGTTGCAGTGAAAGTCCTTACTGAACAAGATTTTCGTGAAGATCAGCTGAAAGAGTTCCTCAGAGAG GTTGCGATAATGAAACGGGTTCGGCATCCAAATGTTGTACTATTCATGGGTGCTGTCACCAAGCGGCCTCATCTGTCAATAGTGACAGAGTATCTGCCACG AGGTAGCCTCTACCGTCTTATCAACAAAGCAGCTGCAGCAGAAATGTTGGATCTGAGGCGTCGATTACGTATGGCCTTAGATGTG GCCAAAGGCATCAATTATCTTCATTGTCTAAATCCACCTATTGTCCATTGGGATTTGAAGTCTCCAAACTTACTGGTAGATAAGAACTGGTCTGTGAAG GTAGCTGACTTTGGCTTGTCCAGGTTCAAGCCAAACACTTTCGTCTCCTCGAAATCTGTCGCTGGGACT CCCGAATGGATGGCTCCAGAATTCCTCCGCGGCGAGCCATCGAATGAGAAGTGCGATGTTTACAGCTTTGGAGTTATTTTGTGGGAGCTGCTCACAATGAAGCAACCATGGAGTGGTCTCAGCCCAGCACAG GTTGTTGGAGCAGTAGCATTTCAGAATAGAAGGCTCACACTACCGCAAGGTGCTTCCCCGGATTTGGCTGCTCTGGTTGAATCTTGCTGGGCTGA TGATCCGAAACAGCGCCCATCCTTCTCGAGCATCGTTGATACGCTGAAGAAGTTATTGAAATCGTTGACACCGACCGAGCATCGTTGA
- the LOC109720434 gene encoding serine/threonine-protein kinase CTR1-like isoform X2: MSHRRRDPAIPAPPSDLCAGDSYRRRSAPADEESRRPLLDSAAAAAAAEAVRSVIDELDRAPRRFSGGGGGGSSSYGGSLFTIEGSGASGTTVTALGSGSGREEEGEVERSWAQRARESYYLQLSLAMRLTSQAFLAESPHCLLQESAEEICGVSSDSDTVSYRLWVSGCLSFSDKITHGFYNILGIDPYLWAMCNGSEEGRRLPTLTALREANPSESSLEVVLIDKNQDYALIKLERRAQELCHALGFTLDLVKELARLVSDCMGGAMKSEEGDLYMLWKSSSKQLRKRQQCIVVPIGSLYVGFCRHRAILFKELADLIGLPCRIAQGCKYCSSAHRSSCLVKLEDAKNILREYVVDLIGEPGNVNDPDSSINGRLLSFVPSPFQVSHLMGCKDYYTPNTCYSQQLIREHKGVLDANSKHSGISDAVARNSIIPFLGNKSIPQVSIIEGIVSKHNQFTRSGNNLSEMDVSRQLKLTEISNKGENNGNYPNVAIPKYLSLEPSLAMDWLEISWDELEMKERVGAGSFGTVYHAEWHGSDVAVKVLTEQDFREDQLKEFLREVAIMKRVRHPNVVLFMGAVTKRPHLSIVTEYLPRGSLYRLINKAAAAEMLDLRRRLRMALDVAKGINYLHCLNPPIVHWDLKSPNLLVDKNWSVKVADFGLSRFKPNTFVSSKSVAGTPEWMAPEFLRGEPSNEKCDVYSFGVILWELLTMKQPWSGLSPAQ, from the exons ATGTCCCACCGCCGCCGCGATCCCGCGATCCCCGCGCCGCCCTCTGATCTCTGCGCCGGCGATTCCTATCGTAGGAGATCGGCCCCCGCCGATGAGGAATCGCGCCGACCCTTGCTCgactcggcggcggcggcggcggcggcagaggcGGTCCGTAGCGTGATCGACGAGCTCGATCGCGCCCCACGGCGgttctccggcggcggcggtggggggAGTAGTAGCTATGGGGGGAGCTTGTTCACGATCGAGGGGAGCGGAGCGTCGGGGACGACGGTGACGGCGTTGGGGAGCGGATCggggagagaagaggagggggaggtggAGAGGAGCTGGGCGCAGAGGGCGAGGGAGAGCTACTACCTGCAGCTGTCGCTGGCGATGCGGCTCACGTCGCAGGCGTTCCTGGCGGAATCGCCGCACTGCCTCCTTCAGGAGAGCGCGGAGGAGATCTGCGGGGTGTCGTCGGATTCCGACACGGTCTCGTACCGCCTCTGG GTCAGCGGATGCTTGTCGTTCTCTGATAAGATAACACATGGATTCTACAACATATTGGGAATAGATCCATATCTATGGGCAATGTGCAATGGATCAGAAGAAGGCAGGCGGCTTCCCACATTGACGGCGCTTAGGGAGGCCAATCCAAGTGAATCTTCTTTGGAGGTCGTCCTCATCGACAAAAATCAAGATTATGCCCTAATCAAGCTCGAAAGAAGAGCCCAGGAGCTCTGTCATGCATTAGGGTTCACCTTAGATCTTGTAAAAGAGCTTGCAAGACTTGTTTCGGATTGCATGGG GGGTGCAATGAAATCAGAGGAGGGGGATTTGTATATGCTATGGAAATCATCTAGCAAACAATTGAGGAAGCGTCAGCAATGCATCGTTGTCCCTATCGGCAGTTTATATGTGGGATTTTGTAGGCACCGTGCCATTCTTTTCAAG GAGCTAGCTGATTTAATAGGCCTCCCATGTCGAATTGCGCAAGGTTGCAAGTATTGTTCTTCAGCACATCGTTCTTCTTGTCTTGTCAAACTTGAGGATGCTAAGAATATTTTACG GGAGTACGTAGTAGATCTTATTGGTGAACCAGGAAATGTAAATGATCCTGATTCATCCATTAATGGCCGCTTGCTCTCCTTTGTACCATCACCTTTCCAAGTTTCACATTTGATGGGTTGCAAAGACTATTATACCCCTAATACATGTTACAGTCAACAGTTAATTAGAGAGCATAAAGGTGTTCTTGATGCAAATTCTAAACATTCAG GAATCTCAGATGCAGTCGCAAGGAACTCTATTATTCCTTTTCTTGGGAATAAAAGCATCCCGCAAGTATCTATCATAGAAGGCATTGTTTCAAAACATAATCAGTTCACAAGGAGTGGGAACAACCTATCAGAAATGGACGTATCTAGACAATTAAAACTGACGGAGATAAGTAACAAGGGTGAGAATAATGGGAACTATCCAAACGTCGCTATTCCAAAATACTTGAGTCTTGAACCATCTCTTGCTATGGATTGGCTTGAGATCTCATGGGATGAGTTGGAAATGAAGGAGCGTGTTGGTGCTG gTTCGTTTGGCACTGTTTATCATGCTGAGTGGCATGGATCG GACGTTGCAGTGAAAGTCCTTACTGAACAAGATTTTCGTGAAGATCAGCTGAAAGAGTTCCTCAGAGAG GTTGCGATAATGAAACGGGTTCGGCATCCAAATGTTGTACTATTCATGGGTGCTGTCACCAAGCGGCCTCATCTGTCAATAGTGACAGAGTATCTGCCACG AGGTAGCCTCTACCGTCTTATCAACAAAGCAGCTGCAGCAGAAATGTTGGATCTGAGGCGTCGATTACGTATGGCCTTAGATGTG GCCAAAGGCATCAATTATCTTCATTGTCTAAATCCACCTATTGTCCATTGGGATTTGAAGTCTCCAAACTTACTGGTAGATAAGAACTGGTCTGTGAAG GTAGCTGACTTTGGCTTGTCCAGGTTCAAGCCAAACACTTTCGTCTCCTCGAAATCTGTCGCTGGGACT CCCGAATGGATGGCTCCAGAATTCCTCCGCGGCGAGCCATCGAATGAGAAGTGCGATGTTTACAGCTTTGGAGTTATTTTGTGGGAGCTGCTCACAATGAAGCAACCATGGAGTGGTCTCAGCCCAGCACAG TAG